One genomic window of Elaeis guineensis isolate ETL-2024a chromosome 2, EG11, whole genome shotgun sequence includes the following:
- the LOC105050568 gene encoding receptor-like protein 4, protein MLGSPILRLLVLHIALSATALGVSAASKNEPFAIRISCGARENVRTRPTNALWYKDFGYTGGKFANAISLISIAPPLPTLRYFPLSDGPENCYNINRVPRGRYAVRIFFALVKDPNLESEPLFDISVDGTQIYSLRSGWSKLDDQSFSEALVFVPDMSVSACFHSTGHGDPSILSIEILQVDDRAYYFGPLWGKDTVLRTAKRLTCGSGKPAFDEDYDGNHWGGDRFWLGTSTFAAGSDQSISTENKIAQASTSPNFYPEKIYQSAIVSTDRQPDLSFQMEVDPNKNYSIWLHFAEIDARIKSSGERVFDVLVNGDVAFENIDIIRMTGECYAALVLNRTVAVKGRTLTITLHPTKGSHAIINAIEVFEIIAAEHKTAAEEVRALQNLKSSLGLPLRFGWNGDPCVPQQHPWSGVDCQFDSKTGQWVIDGLGLDNQGLKGFLPNDIAKLRHLQSINLSDNSIHGGIPSSLGAITGLEVLDLSYNQLNGSIPESLGRLTSLQILNLNGNFLSGRVPADLGGRPLHRASFNFTGNAGLCGIPGLPTCGPHMSVAAKVGIAFGALVALLLLLVCLACWWKRRQNILRARKIAAAREAPYAKARTHFTRDVQMTKHHRVHDQSRNPTESGPHLLS, encoded by the exons ATGCTCGGATCCCCCATTCTCCGGCTGCTTGTGCTCCACATCGCTCTATCGGCCACTGCTCTTGGCGTTTCGGCAGCCTCCAAAAACG AACCCTTTGCGATTCGGATAAGCTGTGGTGCTCGTGAGAATGTTCGAACACGGCCTACAAATGCCTTATGGTATAAAGACTTCGGTTATACTGGAGGAAAATTTGCAAATGCAATAAGTCTGATTTCCATTGCCCCTCCACTTCCAACTCTTAGATATTTTCCCCTGTCTGATGGCCCTGAGAATTGCTATAACATCAACCGTGTTCCTCGTGGACGCTATGCAGTGAGAATTTTCTTTGCTCTTGTTAAAGATCCTAATCTTGAGAGCGAGCCTCTTTTTGATATATCAGTTGATGGAACCCAAATTTATTCTCTAAGGTCAGGCTGGAGCAAACTTGATGACCAGTCATTTTCTGAAGCTCTAGTTTTTGTTCCAGATATGTCTGTGTCTGCTTGTTTCCATAGCACTGGTCATGGAGATCCATCCATCCTTTCAATTGAAATTCTTCAAGTTGATGACAGAGCATATTATTTTGGTCCATTATGGGGTAAGGATACAGTACTTAGAACAGCTAAAAGATTGACTTGTGGTTCGGGGAAGCCAGCATTTGATGAAGATTATGATGGAAATCATTGGGGTGGTGATAGGTTTTGGTTAGGAACGTCAACTTTTGCCGCAGGATCTGATCAGTCTATatcaacagaaaataaaattgcCCAAGCATCAACTTCACCGAACTTCTACCCAGAAAAGATTTATCAGTCAGCAATTGTGAGCACTGATAGACAGCCTGATCTGTCATTTCAAATGGAGGTGGATCCGAACAAAAATTATTCAATATGGCTTCACTTTGCTGAAATTGATGCCAGAATAAAAAGCTCCGGAGAGAGGGTCTTTGATGTACTGGTAAATGGTGATGTTGCATTTGAAAATATTGACATCATTCGCATGACTGGGGAATGTTATGCAGCTCTTGTGCTGAATAGAACTGTTGCTGTGAAAGGGAGGACGCTAACAATAACCTTGCACCCTACAAAGGGAAGTCATGCCATCATCAATGCAATTGAGGTCTTTGAGATTATTGCAGCGGAGCACAAAACTGCAGCAGAAGAAG TTAGAGCTTTGCAAAATTTGAAGAGCTCCCTGGGGCTTCCTCTTCGTTTTGGCTGGAATGGTGACCCATGTGTTCCCCAACAACATCCTTGGAGTGGAGTGGACTGCCAATTTGACAGTAAAACTGGCCAATGGGTCATAGATGGACT AGGTCTGGACAACCAGGGTTTGAAGGGTTTCTTGCCGAATGACATTGCTAAACTGCGGCATTTGCAAAGCAT AAACTTGAGCGACAATAGCATCCATGGTGGCATTCCATCCTCTCTTGGTGCTATTACTGGGTTAGAAGTATT GGACCTCTCGTACAACCAACTCAATGGCTCAATACCGGAGAGCCTTGGCCGGCTGACATCATTACAAATACT AAATCTCAATGGAAATTTTCTATCTGGAAGAGTACCGGCCGATCTCGGAGGAAGACCTCTTCACAGGGCTAGTTTCAA CTTTACTGGTAATGCAGGTCTATGTGGAATTCCTGGGCTACCAACATGTGGGCCCCATATGTCTGTCGCTGCTAAGGTCGGTATCGCATTTGGGGCTTTGGTTGCATTATTACTGCTACTTGTCTGTCTAGCATGCTGGTGGAAAAGGAGGCAGAACATCCTTCGGGCTCGGAAGATTGCTGCTG CAAGGGAAGCTCCGTATGCAAAAGCAAGGACTCACTTCACGCGTGATGTGCAAATGACCAAGCATCATCGTGTGCACGACCAGTCTCGAAATCCAACCGAGAGCGGGCCACATCTACTCTCTTGA
- the LOC105050577 gene encoding transmembrane E3 ubiquitin-protein ligase FLY1 isoform X2, whose protein sequence is MDGWRGGKGFVKSAILVLLLGFLGASTALRPLRERASAASGSWGNQRLFLRRDDSDISSYWNITGTYRGRWSFVETTNGSSRFLEFGKSNGESVLELVSTPTKISGVHYVQGAITFHDVFDNEHENGVAQMRVEGVYIWPFRQLRMVANSGTDGQPLQEEDYFLSNPYHLLGVFSSQVFQESTRDKIRRKKSFTYDMEKHCNIEIAAQVSHVSSSQNADGDHDRYHLDGLMESPAVDDDGECFSPILLNATSLNIEVYYNKAVNYTLMVTFISFLQVLLLIRQMEHSNTQSGAAKVSILMIGQQAIMDAYLCLLHLTAGILVESLFNAFATAAFFKFVVFSIFEMRYLLAIWKANRPMNNGEGWETMRRELSVLYSRFYGILLGGILVMYELHNFLRPILFILYSFWIPQITINVIRDTRKPLHPHYILGMTLTRLAIPLYIFGCPSNFMRIEVDTNWCISLGVFLGLQASILLLQHYFGSRWFIPRQILPEKYSYYRRLESDTTQTTDCVICMTAVDLTQRSNDYMVTPCDHFFHSGCLQRWMDIKMECPTCRRSLPPA, encoded by the exons ATGGATGGGTGGAGGGGCGGGAAGGGGTTTGTAAAGAGTGCGATCTTGGTGCTGCTTCTTGGGTTTCTTGGGGCTTCGACGGCTCTGAGGCCTCTCAGGGAGAGAGCTTCTGCTGCTTCTGGATCTTGGGGCAATCAG AGGCTTTTCCTAAGAAGAGATGATAGTGATATAAGTTCTTATTGGAACATTACAGGAACATATAGAG GAAGGTGGAGCTTTGTAGAGACCACGAATGGCTCTTCTAGGTTTCTAGAATTTGGAAAATCTAATGGTGAATCTGTCTTGGAGTTAGTGAGTACCCCAACAAAGATAAGTGGTGTACACTATGTTCAG GGAGCAATTACTTTTCATGATGTATTTGACAATGAACATGAAAATGGAGTTGCTCAGATGAGAGTAGAAGGTGTGTATATATGGCCTTTCAGGCAACTTCGAATGGTAGCCAACAG TGGAACAGATGGCCAGCCACTTCAAGAAGAGGATTACTTCTTGTCCAATCCTTATCATTTG CTTGGAGTATTCTCCTCTCAAGTGTTTCAAGAATCCACTCGAGATAAAATTCGGAGGAAAAAAT CATTCACTTATGACATGGAGAAACATTGTAACATAGAGATTGCTGCTCAGGTTTCGCATGTCTCATCTAGCCAAAATG CAGATGGAGATCATGACCGCTATCATCTGGATGGGTTAATGGAGAGTCCGGCTGTGGATGATGATGGAGAATGCTTCTCACCCATACTACTGAATGCCACATCACTGAACATTGAGGTCTACTACAACAAGGCTGTTAATTATACACTCATGGTTACATTT ATCTCTTTTCTCCAAGTTCTGCTGCTGATAAGACAGATGGAGCATAGCAATACCCAATCT GGCGCTGCTAAAGTGTCTATTCTAATGATTGGGCAACAAGCTATTATGGATGCATATTTGTGTCTTTTACATTTGACAGCTGGGATATTAGTTG AGTCCCTATTTAATGCTTTTGCAACGGCCGCCTTCTTCAAATTTGTTGTCTTTTCCATTTTTGAGATGAGATATCTTCTTGCTATATGGAAGGCTAATAGACCTATGAATAATGGTGAAGGTTGGGAAACAATGAGGCGTGAACTGTCTGTGCTCTATAGCCGTTTCT ATGGCATTCTTTTAGGAGGCATTCTCGTCATGTATGAGTTGCACAATTTCTTGCGTCCTATTCTTTTCATTTTGTATTCCTTTTGGATACCCCAGATAACTATTAATGTCATTCGTGATACAAGAAAACCCCTGCACCCTCATTATATATTAGGCATGACTCTCACTCGGCTTGCAATTCCATTATACATATTTGGCTGCCCAAGCAATTTCATGCGTATTGAGGTTGACACAAATTGGTGCATATCGTTGGGAGTATTCTTGGGCTTGCAAGCATCAATTCTCCTCCTTCAGCATTACTTTGGTTCTCGGTGGTTTATTCCTCGTCAG ATTCTGCCGGAGAAATATAGCTACTACAGGAGGCTTGAGAGTGATACAACTCAAACTACTGATTGTGTCATTTGCATGACTGCTGTCGATCTTACACAGCGGTCAAATGACTACATG GTGACACCTTGTGATCATTTCTTCCATTCGGGTTGCTTACAAAGATGGATGGATATAAAGATGGAATGCCCAACTTGCAGGCGTTCTCTACCCCCAGCATAG
- the LOC105050577 gene encoding transmembrane E3 ubiquitin-protein ligase FLY1 isoform X3: MDGWRGGKGFVKSAILVLLLGFLGASTALRPLRERASAASGSWGNQRLFLRRDDSDISSYWNITGTYRGRWSFVETTNGSSRFLEFGKSNGESVLELVSTPTKISGVHYVQGAITFHDVFDNEHENGVAQMRVEGVYIWPFRQLRMVANSGTDGQPLQEEDYFLSNPYHLLGVFSSQVFQESTRDKIRRKKSFTYDMEKHCNIEIAAQVSHVSSSQNDGDHDRYHLDGLMESPAVDDDGECFSPILLNATSLNIEVYYNKAVNYTLMVTFISFLQVLLLIRQMEHSNTQSGAAKVSILMIGQQAIMDAYLCLLHLTAGILVESLFNAFATAAFFKFVVFSIFEMRYLLAIWKANRPMNNGEGWETMRRELSVLYSRFYGILLGGILVMYELHNFLRPILFILYSFWIPQITINVIRDTRKPLHPHYILGMTLTRLAIPLYIFGCPSNFMRIEVDTNWCISLGVFLGLQASILLLQHYFGSRWFIPRQILPEKYSYYRRLESDTTQTTDCVICMTAVDLTQRSNDYMVTPCDHFFHSGCLQRWMDIKMECPTCRRSLPPA, encoded by the exons ATGGATGGGTGGAGGGGCGGGAAGGGGTTTGTAAAGAGTGCGATCTTGGTGCTGCTTCTTGGGTTTCTTGGGGCTTCGACGGCTCTGAGGCCTCTCAGGGAGAGAGCTTCTGCTGCTTCTGGATCTTGGGGCAATCAG AGGCTTTTCCTAAGAAGAGATGATAGTGATATAAGTTCTTATTGGAACATTACAGGAACATATAGAG GAAGGTGGAGCTTTGTAGAGACCACGAATGGCTCTTCTAGGTTTCTAGAATTTGGAAAATCTAATGGTGAATCTGTCTTGGAGTTAGTGAGTACCCCAACAAAGATAAGTGGTGTACACTATGTTCAG GGAGCAATTACTTTTCATGATGTATTTGACAATGAACATGAAAATGGAGTTGCTCAGATGAGAGTAGAAGGTGTGTATATATGGCCTTTCAGGCAACTTCGAATGGTAGCCAACAG TGGAACAGATGGCCAGCCACTTCAAGAAGAGGATTACTTCTTGTCCAATCCTTATCATTTG CTTGGAGTATTCTCCTCTCAAGTGTTTCAAGAATCCACTCGAGATAAAATTCGGAGGAAAAAAT CATTCACTTATGACATGGAGAAACATTGTAACATAGAGATTGCTGCTCAGGTTTCGCATGTCTCATCTAGCCAAAATG ATGGAGATCATGACCGCTATCATCTGGATGGGTTAATGGAGAGTCCGGCTGTGGATGATGATGGAGAATGCTTCTCACCCATACTACTGAATGCCACATCACTGAACATTGAGGTCTACTACAACAAGGCTGTTAATTATACACTCATGGTTACATTT ATCTCTTTTCTCCAAGTTCTGCTGCTGATAAGACAGATGGAGCATAGCAATACCCAATCT GGCGCTGCTAAAGTGTCTATTCTAATGATTGGGCAACAAGCTATTATGGATGCATATTTGTGTCTTTTACATTTGACAGCTGGGATATTAGTTG AGTCCCTATTTAATGCTTTTGCAACGGCCGCCTTCTTCAAATTTGTTGTCTTTTCCATTTTTGAGATGAGATATCTTCTTGCTATATGGAAGGCTAATAGACCTATGAATAATGGTGAAGGTTGGGAAACAATGAGGCGTGAACTGTCTGTGCTCTATAGCCGTTTCT ATGGCATTCTTTTAGGAGGCATTCTCGTCATGTATGAGTTGCACAATTTCTTGCGTCCTATTCTTTTCATTTTGTATTCCTTTTGGATACCCCAGATAACTATTAATGTCATTCGTGATACAAGAAAACCCCTGCACCCTCATTATATATTAGGCATGACTCTCACTCGGCTTGCAATTCCATTATACATATTTGGCTGCCCAAGCAATTTCATGCGTATTGAGGTTGACACAAATTGGTGCATATCGTTGGGAGTATTCTTGGGCTTGCAAGCATCAATTCTCCTCCTTCAGCATTACTTTGGTTCTCGGTGGTTTATTCCTCGTCAG ATTCTGCCGGAGAAATATAGCTACTACAGGAGGCTTGAGAGTGATACAACTCAAACTACTGATTGTGTCATTTGCATGACTGCTGTCGATCTTACACAGCGGTCAAATGACTACATG GTGACACCTTGTGATCATTTCTTCCATTCGGGTTGCTTACAAAGATGGATGGATATAAAGATGGAATGCCCAACTTGCAGGCGTTCTCTACCCCCAGCATAG
- the LOC105050577 gene encoding transmembrane E3 ubiquitin-protein ligase FLY1 isoform X1, which translates to MDGWRGGKGFVKSAILVLLLGFLGASTALRPLRERASAASGSWGNQRLFLRRDDSDISSYWNITGTYRGRWSFVETTNGSSRFLEFGKSNGESVLELVSTPTKISGVHYVQGAITFHDVFDNEHENGVAQMRVEGVYIWPFRQLRMVANSGTDGQPLQEEDYFLSNPYHLLGVFSSQVFQESTRDKIRRKKSFTYDMEKHCNIEIAAQVSHVSSSQNVADGDHDRYHLDGLMESPAVDDDGECFSPILLNATSLNIEVYYNKAVNYTLMVTFISFLQVLLLIRQMEHSNTQSGAAKVSILMIGQQAIMDAYLCLLHLTAGILVESLFNAFATAAFFKFVVFSIFEMRYLLAIWKANRPMNNGEGWETMRRELSVLYSRFYGILLGGILVMYELHNFLRPILFILYSFWIPQITINVIRDTRKPLHPHYILGMTLTRLAIPLYIFGCPSNFMRIEVDTNWCISLGVFLGLQASILLLQHYFGSRWFIPRQILPEKYSYYRRLESDTTQTTDCVICMTAVDLTQRSNDYMVTPCDHFFHSGCLQRWMDIKMECPTCRRSLPPA; encoded by the exons ATGGATGGGTGGAGGGGCGGGAAGGGGTTTGTAAAGAGTGCGATCTTGGTGCTGCTTCTTGGGTTTCTTGGGGCTTCGACGGCTCTGAGGCCTCTCAGGGAGAGAGCTTCTGCTGCTTCTGGATCTTGGGGCAATCAG AGGCTTTTCCTAAGAAGAGATGATAGTGATATAAGTTCTTATTGGAACATTACAGGAACATATAGAG GAAGGTGGAGCTTTGTAGAGACCACGAATGGCTCTTCTAGGTTTCTAGAATTTGGAAAATCTAATGGTGAATCTGTCTTGGAGTTAGTGAGTACCCCAACAAAGATAAGTGGTGTACACTATGTTCAG GGAGCAATTACTTTTCATGATGTATTTGACAATGAACATGAAAATGGAGTTGCTCAGATGAGAGTAGAAGGTGTGTATATATGGCCTTTCAGGCAACTTCGAATGGTAGCCAACAG TGGAACAGATGGCCAGCCACTTCAAGAAGAGGATTACTTCTTGTCCAATCCTTATCATTTG CTTGGAGTATTCTCCTCTCAAGTGTTTCAAGAATCCACTCGAGATAAAATTCGGAGGAAAAAAT CATTCACTTATGACATGGAGAAACATTGTAACATAGAGATTGCTGCTCAGGTTTCGCATGTCTCATCTAGCCAAAATG TAGCAGATGGAGATCATGACCGCTATCATCTGGATGGGTTAATGGAGAGTCCGGCTGTGGATGATGATGGAGAATGCTTCTCACCCATACTACTGAATGCCACATCACTGAACATTGAGGTCTACTACAACAAGGCTGTTAATTATACACTCATGGTTACATTT ATCTCTTTTCTCCAAGTTCTGCTGCTGATAAGACAGATGGAGCATAGCAATACCCAATCT GGCGCTGCTAAAGTGTCTATTCTAATGATTGGGCAACAAGCTATTATGGATGCATATTTGTGTCTTTTACATTTGACAGCTGGGATATTAGTTG AGTCCCTATTTAATGCTTTTGCAACGGCCGCCTTCTTCAAATTTGTTGTCTTTTCCATTTTTGAGATGAGATATCTTCTTGCTATATGGAAGGCTAATAGACCTATGAATAATGGTGAAGGTTGGGAAACAATGAGGCGTGAACTGTCTGTGCTCTATAGCCGTTTCT ATGGCATTCTTTTAGGAGGCATTCTCGTCATGTATGAGTTGCACAATTTCTTGCGTCCTATTCTTTTCATTTTGTATTCCTTTTGGATACCCCAGATAACTATTAATGTCATTCGTGATACAAGAAAACCCCTGCACCCTCATTATATATTAGGCATGACTCTCACTCGGCTTGCAATTCCATTATACATATTTGGCTGCCCAAGCAATTTCATGCGTATTGAGGTTGACACAAATTGGTGCATATCGTTGGGAGTATTCTTGGGCTTGCAAGCATCAATTCTCCTCCTTCAGCATTACTTTGGTTCTCGGTGGTTTATTCCTCGTCAG ATTCTGCCGGAGAAATATAGCTACTACAGGAGGCTTGAGAGTGATACAACTCAAACTACTGATTGTGTCATTTGCATGACTGCTGTCGATCTTACACAGCGGTCAAATGACTACATG GTGACACCTTGTGATCATTTCTTCCATTCGGGTTGCTTACAAAGATGGATGGATATAAAGATGGAATGCCCAACTTGCAGGCGTTCTCTACCCCCAGCATAG